A region of the Thermoleophilaceae bacterium genome:
AGCAGGCGCTTGGCGGACGCGCACCCGCGCCCGCGCCCGCGGCGCCGCCCGCGCGCGAGTCGAAGCCCGACCCTGCGCCAGCTCCGCCGGAGCCGCCGCGCGCCGCGGTCCGCCCGGAGGCCGCCACCGCCGCGGTCGCATCCACCGCAGTGGCCGAGCCCGAGCCGGAACCCGTGGCGGCCATGTCCGTCGACCTCCAGCACCTCCAGTCGCTCTGGCCGGCGGCCGTGGAAGCGGTGCGCGAGGAGAACGCGATGGTCGGAGCGTTGCTCGCGGACGCGCGTCCTGCCGAGCTCGAGGGCAACTGCCTCACGGTTGCGTTTGCCGAGGGGGCCACCTTCTCGAAGAAGAAGGCCGAGAACAACCGCGCCCTGCTCGCGAAGGCGCTACGTGACCTCACGGGCAATTCGCTCGAGCTGGTCTATGAGCTGCGCGACGGGGAGAACGGCCACGCGGGCTACTCGGAGGCGTCATCCTCTATTGACGAGGAGGAGCTCCTCGAGCGGCTCAAGCAGGAGTTCGGCGCAACTGAGGTCTTCGACGACGAGGGATCGTGACCATGCCCAAGCAGCCCAACATCAACCAGATGATGCGCCAGGTCCAGCAGATGCAGGACGAGATGGCGAAGGCGCAGGAGGCGCTCAAGACCGAGGTGGTTGAGGCGAGCGCCGGCGGCGGGATGGTGACCGTGCGCATCACCGGCGCGCTCGAGATCAAGGAGATCCGCATCGACCCGGACGCGGTGGATCCCGAGGACGTGGAGATGCTCCAGGACATGGTCCTCGCCGCCACCAACGAGGCGATCCGCTCCGCGCAGGAACTGGCCGAGTCGCGGCTCGGCGGCGCGATGGGCGGCCTCGGCGGACCGGGCGGGCTCGACCTCGGCGGCCTGGGTCTGCCCGGCTTCTAAACGAGGCGTAACATCGGGCGCCGGTCCCGAGCCGCCACGGAGGTGGTGTGCATGTGTCACGAGAGGTGGTTCCGCCGGGAGCAGCGTGACGAGCGGTTCGAAAGTGAGCTCCGCGACCTGATGGATCGCGAGCGGGAGCGTCCCGAGCCGCCCACCCCGCTTGCGGAGCACAAGCCGGATGCTGACCCGGTAGCCGAGCGGTCGCCGCACGAGGCGCCCGTGGCCGGCAGCCGCTAGATCTGCGCAGACGGGGCGGCCGCTTCTGCGACCGCCCCGCCTCGGCGCCGCGTGCGATGCTCATCTCCGATGTTGATCAGAGAGGAGCAGGACGGCAGCTTCCTCGCGATCGGACAGGCCTCGCACGCATGGCTCTCCGGTCAGCTCGCGCGCGCGTGGGGTAACGAGCGCTTCGGCGCGGTGGAGCCGTGGGAGGAGGTGTGTCTCGGCGCCGAGCAGCACGACGTGGGCTGGGCCGAGTGGGATCTCCACCCGGAGCTCGATCCCGGCACCGGCCGCCCGCACACGTTCATCTCGCTGCCTCTGCCCCAGAAGCTCGAGCTGTGGTCGCGAGCGGCGCGCAAGGTGATCAGCCAGAGCCGCTACGCGGCTCTCCTCGTGTCGATGCACGGCACGGCGCTGTTCGAGAGGTGGCCGCCAAAGGGCCACGACGCGCTCCTGCGCAGCTTTCTCGACGAGCAGCACGCACTGCAGCGCGACCTGGCGGCCGGTTTCGACCCTGAGGAGCTGCGCCGCAATCAGAAGCTCGTATTCGCGTGGGACTACATCTCGCTCGCGCTCTGCCTCGACTGGGCGCCGGCGGAGGTGAAGGACGTGCCAACCGCCTCGGGCGAGCCGGTCACGCTCGAGCTTGGGGAGGACGGTGTGCTCGATCCCTGGCCATTCCGCGCGGACGCCGTGCACCTCAAGGTGGATGGCCGCCGCTGGAACGGAAGCTTCGAGGCCTCGCCTCCCATCACGCTCGAGTTCACGCTCCGACCCCGGCGCTAGATTCACCTTCCTTGCTCTCGCCGCCCGTCAATCGCCTGATCACGGAGCTTGCGCGTCTGCCCGGCATCGGCCAGCGCACGGCGCAGCGGCTCGCGTTCCACATCCTGCGCGTGCCGAACGACGAGGCGCTCGCCCTCGCCGACGCCATCCGCGAGGTGAAGGAGACCGTGACCCAATGCGAGGTGTGCTTCAACCTCGCGGTCGGCCCACGCTGCCGCATCTGCGAGGACGAGCGCCGGGACCCGGCCGTGATCTGCGTGGTGGAGGAGCCGAGCGACGTGATCCCGATCGAGCGCACCAACGAGTTCAACGGCCGCTACCACGTGCTCGGCGGCGCGCTCTCGCCGATCGATGGCATCGACCCTGAGGACATCCGCCTCGCGGAGCTCTTCACGCGCGTGGAAGGCGCCGGCACGAATGGCGACGGCGTGCGCGAGATAGTGGTGGCCACGAACTCCACCACCACCGGCGAGGCCACCGCGCTCTACATCGCAGAGGAGCTTCACCAGCGCGCGCCGTCGGTGGCGGTCACGCGCCTGGCGAGCGGCCTGCCCGTGGGCGCCGACCTCGAGTACGCCGACGAGATCACGCTCGGCAAGGCGCTGCGCGGGCGCCGCGAGCTCTAGGCGCGTAGGGCGAAGGGCGTAGGGCGTAGGGCGAAGGGCGTAGGGCGTAGGGCGTTCCCCTCTGGGACAGCGCTCTTCCCTTGCGCGCCGAGCCTCTTTTGCGCGACCTACCGACTTAGGCAACAACTTTGACCGTGGGGCAACGGAATTGCTCCACCGTCAAATCCATTGTCAAGAGAATTGACGGGGAGTCAATCTTTTTGACGGGGGATCAATCTGTTTGACTAACTCGGTAGGGCGCGGAGAGGGAAGCTTCCTGACTTGACCCCGATATGCGAGGTCCATCCAGGAACCTTCGATGGGATTCGCCGTTATTGCTGCTGTAAACGCACCGCGGCACCGCGGCGCTGGCGGCAGGCCGTCAGGCCAGCTTCGAGCGCGCCTCGATCGAGCGGTGCAGTGACTGCAGGATCTGCTCGCGCGTGGCGCCCTTCACGAGGTAGCTCATCGCCCCGGCCTGGAGCATCTCGATCACGATGTTGCGCTCGTCGTAGGCGGACAGCGCCACCACGCTCGTCTGCGGCGAGTAGGCCTGCAGCTCACGCACCACGCGAAGGCCCCCGCCACCGGGCATGCTCACGTCGAGAAGTGCGGCGTCCGGCTTGTGCTCGTTGGCCAGCGCGATCGCCTCGTCGGCATCCGCGGCCACTCCCACGAGCTTGAAGGTGGGATCCGAGCTCACAAAGGCAGCCAGAAGCCCGCGGACGTCCGCGTCATCATCGGCAACAAGAACACGTGTCCGCTCCATGACATCCCAGTCGTCGGCCCCGCACGCCGGAACTTGAGCCACCGGCCTCTATCTTTCACCGACCATGATGGAGACGGTGGTCATGAAATTCGGCGGGACCTCCGTGGCGGACGCCGAACGGATCAAGCGCGCCGCGAACCGGATCGTGGCCGCCCGCGAGGAGGGCAACCGCGTGGTGGCCGTGCTGTCCGCGCGCGGCAAGACCACCGATCAGCTCGTGGCGATGGCACATGAGGTGTCTGAGCGCCCGCACCCCCGCGAGATGGACATGCTGCTCTCCACGGGCGAGCGCATCTCGTGCGCGCTTGCCGCCATGGTCATAAACGACCTCGGCCACGAGGCGATCTCGCTCACCGGCTCCCAGGCGGGCATCGTCACCGACACCTCGCACACCAAGGCGCGCATCCTCGACGTCCGCGCGGACCGCATAAAAACCGCGCTCGACGAGGGCAAGGTGGTGCTCGTGGCCGGCTTCCAGGGCGTGTCCACCACCGCCGACGTGACGACGCTCGGCCGCGGCGGCTCCGACACCACGGCGGTGGCACTCGCCGCGGCGCTCGGCGCCGACGTATGCGAGATCTACACCGACGTGTCGGGGGTGTACAGCGCGGATCCGCGCATCGTTCCCGGCGCGCGCAAGCTGCGCCAGGTGTCGTTCGAGGAGATGCTCGAGATGGCCGCAAGCGGCGCGCGCGTGCTGCAGCTGCGCTCGGTCGAGTACGCCCGCAACCACGGCGTGCGCATCCACTGCAGATCAAGCTTTCTCGATGAACCCGGTACCTTCGTCGTGACAGAACAGGAAACGATGGAACACCCACTCGTCACCGCAGTCACCCATTCCACAGACGAGGCCCGCATCACTCTCACGGGCCTCCCAGACCGCCCAGGCGTTGCCGGTCGCGTGCTCACGGCTATGGCCGAGGCCAACGTGAACGTGGACATGATCATCCAGAACGAGCCCGAGTCCGAGGGGCACGGGGCGGACATGTCGTTCACCGTCCCCCGTGCCGACCTCGTGATCGCGCGCGAGAAGCTCGAGGAGATCAAGGCCGAGCTCGGCTTTGGCGCCGTGGTCAGCGACCCCACGATGGGGCAGGTGTCGCTGGTCGGCGCTGGAATGAAGAGTCATCCGGGCGTCGCGGCCAAGGCCTTCAGCGTGATCGGAGACGCCGGGATCAACATCGAGATGATCTCCACCTCGCCCATCAAGATCTCGTGCGTCATCCGTCAGGACGACGTGCAGAAGGCAGTGGTGGAGCTGGCTTCCGCGTTCGGGTTGGACAGCGACGCGGTGAAGCGCGAGGACGTGCAGGGCGACCACAGGCCGGTGGTGTCATGAGGGTTGCCGTCGTAGGCGCGACGGGCGCGGTGGGCTCCACGATCCTGGGTGTGATGCGGGAGCGCAACTTCCCGGCGGACGAGGTTGTGCCGT
Encoded here:
- a CDS encoding YbaB/EbfC family nucleoid-associated protein, which gives rise to MPKQPNINQMMRQVQQMQDEMAKAQEALKTEVVEASAGGGMVTVRITGALEIKEIRIDPDAVDPEDVEMLQDMVLAATNEAIRSAQELAESRLGGAMGGLGGPGGLDLGGLGLPGF
- the recR gene encoding recombination mediator RecR translates to MLSPPVNRLITELARLPGIGQRTAQRLAFHILRVPNDEALALADAIREVKETVTQCEVCFNLAVGPRCRICEDERRDPAVICVVEEPSDVIPIERTNEFNGRYHVLGGALSPIDGIDPEDIRLAELFTRVEGAGTNGDGVREIVVATNSTTTGEATALYIAEELHQRAPSVAVTRLASGLPVGADLEYADEITLGKALRGRREL
- a CDS encoding DUF3891 family protein, encoding MLIREEQDGSFLAIGQASHAWLSGQLARAWGNERFGAVEPWEEVCLGAEQHDVGWAEWDLHPELDPGTGRPHTFISLPLPQKLELWSRAARKVISQSRYAALLVSMHGTALFERWPPKGHDALLRSFLDEQHALQRDLAAGFDPEELRRNQKLVFAWDYISLALCLDWAPAEVKDVPTASGEPVTLELGEDGVLDPWPFRADAVHLKVDGRRWNGSFEASPPITLEFTLRPRR
- a CDS encoding aspartate kinase, giving the protein METVVMKFGGTSVADAERIKRAANRIVAAREEGNRVVAVLSARGKTTDQLVAMAHEVSERPHPREMDMLLSTGERISCALAAMVINDLGHEAISLTGSQAGIVTDTSHTKARILDVRADRIKTALDEGKVVLVAGFQGVSTTADVTTLGRGGSDTTAVALAAALGADVCEIYTDVSGVYSADPRIVPGARKLRQVSFEEMLEMAASGARVLQLRSVEYARNHGVRIHCRSSFLDEPGTFVVTEQETMEHPLVTAVTHSTDEARITLTGLPDRPGVAGRVLTAMAEANVNVDMIIQNEPESEGHGADMSFTVPRADLVIAREKLEEIKAELGFGAVVSDPTMGQVSLVGAGMKSHPGVAAKAFSVIGDAGINIEMISTSPIKISCVIRQDDVQKAVVELASAFGLDSDAVKREDVQGDHRPVVS
- a CDS encoding response regulator transcription factor, with the protein product MERTRVLVADDDADVRGLLAAFVSSDPTFKLVGVAADADEAIALANEHKPDAALLDVSMPGGGGLRVVRELQAYSPQTSVVALSAYDERNIVIEMLQAGAMSYLVKGATREQILQSLHRSIEARSKLA